One genomic segment of candidate division KSB1 bacterium includes these proteins:
- a CDS encoding FecR family protein: MHKRILLSVAALFLLLTVCMALAARPWSVRRKRDDTQKGLFTLVEGDVKKKQLQDPDWIRAQYKTNVYSGDRVRTLLQSRAEMQLAEIDIIRLAPKTTIDIIKLYEETREKKLETKINLEQGDIWGKVKSVDANSTFEVSSDFAGAAITGTVFRLNHDSTRQETQLKVYTGEVKISNAPEKMNTLTPQTIGAAQSGPRRIEGPHQVPGPTQITLDEWVYLVRNMQQITIGRDGRVKSTGSFKTTDRDEQTDWVKWNLARDRQTRNRQ; this comes from the coding sequence ATGCACAAGAGAATTCTTCTGTCCGTTGCTGCCCTTTTTCTGTTGTTGACCGTCTGCATGGCACTGGCCGCACGCCCCTGGTCCGTGCGGCGCAAACGCGATGACACCCAAAAAGGGTTGTTCACACTGGTCGAAGGGGACGTCAAGAAAAAACAGTTGCAGGATCCGGACTGGATTCGCGCGCAATACAAGACCAACGTCTACAGTGGCGACCGGGTGCGCACGCTGCTGCAATCGCGTGCGGAAATGCAGCTTGCGGAAATCGATATCATCCGGCTGGCGCCCAAGACCACCATCGACATCATCAAGCTGTATGAGGAAACCCGGGAGAAAAAGCTCGAAACCAAGATTAATCTCGAGCAGGGCGACATTTGGGGCAAGGTCAAATCCGTCGATGCCAATTCGACCTTTGAAGTCTCCTCGGATTTTGCCGGCGCGGCCATCACCGGCACGGTTTTCCGCCTCAACCACGATTCCACCCGCCAGGAAACCCAGCTCAAGGTCTACACCGGCGAGGTGAAAATCAGCAATGCGCCGGAGAAGATGAACACCCTCACGCCGCAAACCATCGGCGCGGCACAGTCGGGCCCCCGCCGGATCGAAGGCCCGCACCAGGTGCCCGGCCCCACGCAGATCACCCTCGATGAGTGGGTGTACCTCGTGCGCAACATGCAGCAGATCACCATCGGCAGGGACGGCCGGGTGAAATCGACCGGTTCGTTCAAAACCACCGACCGGGACGAGCAAACGGACTGGGTGAAATGGAATCTCGCGCGTGACCGCCAAACCAGAAACCGGCAGTGA
- a CDS encoding AsmA family protein, with translation MKRLARILLFLLLAVLLLAAGATVYLRIRYPAERLKEILITTLAENYGVRLAVGRLRFNLFSGFTLEGVTLAAMKAGDAPAPLAIARIEFSYRFLSLLQRRLEIDGIAIVQPRLFYLRPPDGASNLDELLAAFADSSAAPATDTAATALPVGLALKSLALTGIAITAQLATDSTSQRVTLAPFDLTLSDLAVDRAGHLQAAIALDCRTTTLDYFYTATSSADTLTLRTALAAEIRGRLVNRDSLSLTAAVTVTPRAIRMAKQPAFSLPMLGLHTQAAVNFATGRITVPEFQLMLAGEEQVAAQLSMTREQESPRWAVQITRGRLELARLLQLVRIHPGTQLLPALANIEAAGLLDFSGTEISGAAGNVQINFTLAGRDLSYRDRRTRFGLEHGRLRLSYATRPDSAGASLSANTDFASLVLPLDSMTVLQTGPASVTLTAELNADQLPTAARAALAVENFAGARINGNIHLQPARPSRLAAGQAANDFALAAGLEISNLELAAFTADSLRGRLSGDFTLRGPSLRNLTCALHLRNEPLTYLTSDDAGDIPADHLSTTAQLALSPDFTHAQLTDGHLRFGAGSARFNVDYQIKKSALRVNLSEGTLDLAKIIALLPHHLLGDSLFPAPHIAGTARLAGWLQSETLANGEMDYRGEFTVQTTDAVYEDSTLGLYMKDVQLDTRWSLTPAAAFGEFQARCAAPRLPDYLKAPLPETRVRGVLVAGTDDFAVREGRFEIPAWRLDGRYQVQGRFLANAMQVKTEVALTPQAQPAIAPAAGVSFAGKVHGRVTIEQLLPDDPFAPQPARIDGFLQLQDCEVAVDTLLALHDLDAELHFAQRYTSRLQGRETKITLQADDGLPAGALADAGESLLLYEMLRQPVPAPDTPRSHFSIARLEVMGYRLEDIAAEVRLANSRFDLPQIRMKFLDGNFLGNVLVGLGDGSPGQLSYATTLQISSIDISRLRPLTARFEKGSRLSADFRLQGSGTSPDQLVHNLSGRLNITKIENKVAENLLQALDPKGTDRGIQNMRLLLKTKWNVRSMSFEIKNGFIYASLEPVKPWFSPFTLPSPIDFARLPLRYFLESPDSQ, from the coding sequence GTGAAGCGCCTCGCCCGAATTCTGCTCTTCCTGCTGCTCGCGGTGCTGTTGCTCGCCGCCGGCGCAACGGTGTATTTGCGGATACGCTACCCCGCGGAGCGGTTGAAGGAGATTTTGATCACAACCCTGGCGGAGAACTACGGCGTGCGCCTCGCGGTCGGCCGGTTGCGCTTCAATCTCTTCTCGGGCTTCACGCTGGAGGGGGTCACGCTGGCAGCCATGAAAGCCGGGGACGCGCCCGCACCGCTGGCCATCGCACGGATCGAGTTTTCCTATCGCTTCCTTTCACTGTTGCAACGCCGGCTGGAGATCGACGGCATCGCGATTGTGCAGCCGCGGCTTTTTTACCTCCGCCCTCCCGACGGCGCGAGCAATCTCGATGAGCTGCTGGCGGCCTTTGCCGATTCCAGCGCCGCGCCCGCGACGGACACCGCCGCCACCGCCCTGCCGGTCGGGCTCGCGCTCAAATCGTTGGCGCTCACCGGCATCGCGATCACCGCGCAGTTGGCCACCGACAGCACCAGCCAGCGCGTCACTCTTGCGCCATTCGATCTCACCCTCAGCGATTTGGCCGTCGATCGCGCGGGCCATTTGCAGGCCGCAATCGCGCTCGACTGCCGCACCACCACACTCGATTATTTTTACACTGCCACTTCTTCGGCTGACACGCTCACGCTGCGCACCGCGCTGGCAGCGGAAATTCGTGGCCGGCTCGTCAACCGCGATTCACTGAGCCTCACCGCGGCGGTCACGGTCACGCCCCGCGCCATCCGGATGGCGAAGCAACCGGCGTTTTCCCTGCCCATGCTCGGCCTGCACACGCAGGCTGCGGTCAATTTTGCCACCGGCCGGATCACGGTACCGGAGTTTCAACTCATGCTCGCCGGCGAGGAACAAGTGGCGGCGCAGCTCAGCATGACTCGAGAGCAGGAAAGCCCCCGCTGGGCTGTGCAGATCACACGCGGCCGGCTGGAGCTGGCCCGCCTGCTGCAGCTCGTGCGTATCCATCCCGGCACGCAACTCCTGCCGGCACTGGCGAATATCGAGGCCGCCGGCTTGCTGGATTTTTCCGGCACAGAAATCAGCGGTGCCGCGGGCAATGTGCAGATCAACTTTACGCTGGCGGGGAGGGATTTGAGCTATCGCGACCGCCGCACCCGGTTCGGCCTCGAGCACGGCCGGCTGCGCCTGAGCTATGCCACCCGGCCCGATTCCGCCGGCGCCTCTTTGTCAGCCAACACCGATTTTGCCTCCCTGGTGCTGCCACTCGATTCGATGACGGTGCTGCAGACCGGCCCCGCCAGCGTGACGCTCACCGCCGAATTGAACGCGGATCAGCTTCCCACAGCCGCGAGGGCAGCCCTGGCTGTCGAAAATTTTGCCGGTGCGCGGATCAACGGCAATATCCATTTGCAACCCGCACGCCCCTCCCGGCTAGCGGCGGGGCAGGCCGCGAATGATTTTGCGCTCGCGGCCGGCCTCGAGATCTCAAATCTCGAGCTGGCGGCCTTCACCGCCGACAGCCTGCGCGGCCGTCTCAGCGGCGATTTCACGCTGCGCGGCCCGAGTCTGCGCAATCTCACCTGTGCCCTGCATTTGCGCAACGAGCCGCTCACCTATCTCACCAGCGATGATGCGGGAGACATTCCCGCCGATCATCTCAGCACCACGGCACAACTGGCGCTCTCCCCGGACTTCACGCACGCGCAGCTCACCGACGGCCACCTCCGCTTTGGAGCGGGCAGCGCACGCTTCAACGTCGATTACCAGATCAAAAAATCGGCTTTGCGGGTGAACCTGAGTGAAGGCACGCTGGATCTGGCGAAAATCATCGCCCTGCTGCCACACCATCTGCTGGGCGATTCGCTTTTCCCGGCGCCGCACATCGCCGGCACGGCCAGGCTGGCGGGCTGGCTGCAGAGCGAGACCCTGGCGAACGGCGAGATGGACTATCGCGGCGAATTCACGGTGCAAACAACGGATGCTGTTTACGAAGACAGCACGCTCGGCCTCTACATGAAAGACGTGCAGCTCGACACGCGCTGGTCGCTCACTCCCGCGGCCGCCTTCGGAGAATTTCAAGCACGCTGTGCCGCACCGCGTCTGCCGGATTACCTGAAAGCGCCCTTGCCGGAAACGCGGGTGCGTGGCGTGCTGGTGGCGGGCACGGATGACTTCGCGGTGCGCGAGGGACGGTTCGAAATTCCCGCCTGGCGTCTGGACGGGAGGTACCAGGTTCAGGGCAGATTCCTGGCGAATGCCATGCAGGTGAAAACCGAGGTGGCGCTCACCCCGCAGGCGCAGCCGGCGATTGCGCCGGCCGCGGGCGTCTCCTTTGCCGGCAAAGTCCATGGCAGGGTGACGATTGAGCAGTTGTTGCCCGATGACCCGTTTGCGCCGCAACCCGCCCGGATCGACGGTTTCCTGCAGCTTCAAGATTGCGAAGTGGCCGTTGACACGCTGCTGGCGCTTCATGATCTCGATGCCGAGTTGCATTTTGCCCAGCGCTACACTTCCCGCTTGCAGGGCCGGGAGACGAAGATTACGCTGCAGGCGGATGACGGGCTGCCCGCCGGAGCACTGGCCGATGCCGGCGAATCGTTGCTGCTGTATGAGATGTTGCGCCAGCCCGTGCCTGCGCCGGACACGCCGCGTTCGCATTTCTCCATTGCCCGCCTGGAGGTGATGGGCTACCGGCTCGAGGACATTGCCGCGGAGGTGCGCCTGGCCAACTCCCGCTTCGATCTGCCGCAGATTCGCATGAAGTTTCTCGATGGCAATTTCCTCGGCAATGTGCTGGTGGGCCTGGGCGACGGCTCACCCGGACAACTGAGCTATGCCACCACGCTGCAGATTTCCTCCATCGACATCTCGCGGCTGCGGCCGCTGACCGCGCGCTTCGAAAAAGGCTCGCGCCTTTCCGCCGACTTTCGGCTGCAGGGCAGCGGCACCTCGCCGGACCAGCTCGTGCACAATTTGAGCGGCCGGCTCAATATCACCAAGATCGAAAACAAAGTGGCGGAGAACCTGCTGCAGGCGCTCGACCCCAAGGGCACCGATCGCGGCATTCAAAACATGCGGCTGCTGCTCAAGACGAAGTGGAACGTGCGCTCGATGTCATTCGAGATCAAAAACGGTTTCATTTATGCCTCGCTGGAACCGGTCAAACCGTGGTTCTCGCCTTTCACCCTGCCCTCCCCCATCGATTTTGCACGCCTGCCCCTGCGCTATTTCCTGGAGTCGCCTGATTCGCAATAA